In the genome of Anabaena cylindrica PCC 7122, the window AAAAATGGGTGAAACCATTACTCCAGCCGCTCCTTCAGCCGCAGAACCAGAATTAGCTCCCATGTTGGTAGGAGACTATTTGCAGTTATCAGATGAAGAACAACTAGAAATCATGCGGGATATAATTAACTGTACAGATACAGTCTATTCTCGTGCTTATGGGGCATTAAAAGAAAATAATCAATTGTTCGTTTGGTATGTTTGGGCAGAAGCTATGGGAGATACAGTGGTGGGAATGCCAGACAATTATGAGTCAGATGAGACAATTCATGATTTACTTGCTCAAATTGAAGAAATAGAGTTTGAAGCGCAAATTTCTGTTTTGCGGACAATTGCTGGTCAGATGGGTTATAGCGATGTCAAGCCGATTGCGACGCAGGCAGAAACAGGTAAAACAGCAAGTTTGTAAATAAACCGAAATTCTGAATTTTGAGTTAGGAATTTAGGACTTACGGAAGAGTCAGTCAAATTGGATGATTTCGATAAAATCTTGCTTCTTTTTATTCTTGATTTCATAAGCATTTTGAATTCTGGCTCCTGACTCCTGAATTCTTACGAATCTATTACTTCACCCGGACGGTGCTGAGTAAAAAAGCAGCACTAATTTGTACTCAGCACTTTTAAAACTTGGATGTATGAGTTGTATTGCTCATTCTGTAATATTGCCTCGTAAAGCTTTAATTTCACCACGCTTAGTTTTGTTATCAATGCGTTTATTTTTAGCGCTGCGTGAGGGTTTCGTGGGCTTGCGTTTTGGGGCGATGACGGTGACGCTTTTGATTAAGGTTTGGAGGCGTTTGAGTGCGTCTTCTTTATTCTGTTCTTGAGTACGATGTTGCTGGGCTTTAATGATGATGATTCCATCTTTGGTGATGCGCTGATCTCCCAAGTTGAGTAACCGTTCTTTGTAAAGTGGTGATAGGGAGGACGCGTTAATGTCAAAGCGCAGATGAATCGCTGTAGCTACTTTATTTACATTTTGACCACCTGCACCTTGAGAACGAATTGCACTAATGCTGATTTCGCTGAGAGGGATGGTGGTTTTGTTGGTGATTTGGAGCATAGTCTTGTTTAAAGATGGTTTGGGAGAATTTTCACCCCATGATCGGGAGGGTTGTAGTAGTAGAGGAAGTCAGGATTTTGGGATGTCGGTTGTTTGCGCCCAACTAAAAATCATAGGAACTTAAATACATTTATTCCTTATTTTAACTTTCCAGGATTGAAGGGAGGCGATCGCAAGTGCTTATGTCCTGCAAGTTGGCAAGAAGACCTAGCAGCGGGCGTTGCAGCACAATCTGTAGTCATAGTAGCCACCCATGTCAGAGCTTTAGAATAGAAGAATTACAAGAATATGCCGTCAAAATTGGTGATTAGTTCTTATTGATTTAGAGACGACATCAAGATAACTGTAAAATATAGTATCAGTAGCGTAGATGTAAAATAGATTTTCTCATTCCCCTCAATAATTAACCCAGAGATGGGGGCAAAAGTAAGCTGATATCTATAATCCGCCTGGGAAAAAATTTGCTAGACTAAGCTTCAACATAATTTTATTTGAGTCTAATTAAGAATAGACTATGTATAAATCGCCTCTAAAATTTTCAGTATTGGGTTTACCAGTTCATGTAATGAACAATTATCCCAACTGGTTGCTAGAATGCCTAGAACAAGGCAAAGGGACTCATGTGGTAACGCTCAATGCAGAAATGACTATGCAGGCAGAGCGGAATTCATCCCTAGCAGGGGTAATTCAAAATGCTGATCTAGTTATTCCAGATGGAGCAGGAGTTGTTCTCTATTTACAGTGTTTCTTAAGGCAAGAAGTACAACGCTGTCCAGGAATTGAATTATCAGAAAACCTGTTACAAGAACTGGGTCAGCTAGAAACAGCCCCTAAGGTGTTTTTCTATGGAGGAGCGCCAGGGGTAGCGGCCACAGCAGCAGAGTTTTGGCAGCAGCAAGTTCCAGGCTTGAATATAGCAGGGACTCACTCTGGCTATCATTCACCAGAAGA includes:
- a CDS encoding orange carotenoid protein N-terminal domain-containing protein, with product MTASYNQTISHQAQSQKTQNLVERFNALDTDAKLAWLYFVYEKMGETITPAAPSAAEPELAPMLVGDYLQLSDEEQLEIMRDIINCTDTVYSRAYGALKENNQLFVWYVWAEAMGDTVVGMPDNYESDETIHDLLAQIEEIEFEAQISVLRTIAGQMGYSDVKPIATQAETGKTASL
- a CDS encoding WecB/TagA/CpsF family glycosyltransferase encodes the protein MYKSPLKFSVLGLPVHVMNNYPNWLLECLEQGKGTHVVTLNAEMTMQAERNSSLAGVIQNADLVIPDGAGVVLYLQCFLRQEVQRCPGIELSENLLQELGQLETAPKVFFYGGAPGVAATAAEFWQQQVPGLNIAGTHSGYHSPEEEEILQHTLTQLEPQVIFVGLGVPRQELWIAKNRHWCPQAIWIGVGGSFDIWAGTKTRAPRWLANNNLEWLYRLYQEPWRWRRMLALPEFALKACVYRLTVRSINGAEC
- the arfB gene encoding alternative ribosome rescue aminoacyl-tRNA hydrolase ArfB; translation: MLQITNKTTIPLSEISISAIRSQGAGGQNVNKVATAIHLRFDINASSLSPLYKERLLNLGDQRITKDGIIIIKAQQHRTQEQNKEDALKRLQTLIKSVTVIAPKRKPTKPSRSAKNKRIDNKTKRGEIKALRGNITE
- a CDS encoding DUF2237 family protein, with product MRPTKNHRNLNTFIPYFNFPGLKGGDRKCLCPASWQEDLAAGVAAQSVVIVATHVRALE